One Nocardioidaceae bacterium SCSIO 66511 genomic window carries:
- the mraY gene encoding phospho-N-acetylmuramoyl-pentapeptide-transferase gives MRAILLAGGMGLLVTLLLTPMAIRLLVAKHYGQLIRDDGPTSHHTKRGTPTMGGLVIMAAVLIAYGFAMAVTRTEPSTSALLLLFLYVGLGLVGFLDDYIKISKQRSLGLRSKAKMAGQTVVALAFAILALNFPDTDGIKPMSHSISFIRDFSWELPAVLIVIWVLIMVAGTSNAVNLTDGLDGLATGASGMVFGAYVFVNIWQSNQSCSFDQDLAGCYEVRDPLDLAVVAAALTGACFGFLWWNASPAQIFMGDTGSLSLGGVMAGFAVMTRTELLLPIIGGLFVLQAVSVMLQVGWFKASKGKRLFRMAPLHHHFELGGWAEITVVIRFWIICVLCVALGLGIFYAEWVAGV, from the coding sequence ATGAGGGCCATCCTGCTTGCGGGCGGCATGGGGCTGCTGGTGACGCTGCTCCTCACGCCGATGGCGATCCGGCTCCTGGTCGCCAAGCACTACGGTCAGTTGATTCGCGACGACGGCCCCACTTCGCACCACACCAAGCGCGGCACGCCGACGATGGGCGGCCTGGTGATCATGGCGGCCGTGCTCATCGCGTATGGCTTCGCGATGGCGGTCACTCGGACCGAGCCGAGCACATCTGCGCTGCTGCTGTTGTTCCTGTACGTAGGACTGGGCCTCGTCGGGTTCCTCGACGACTACATCAAGATCTCCAAGCAGCGCAGCCTCGGCCTGCGCAGCAAGGCGAAGATGGCCGGCCAGACCGTCGTCGCCCTCGCGTTCGCGATCCTGGCGCTGAACTTCCCGGACACCGACGGCATCAAGCCGATGTCGCACAGCATCTCGTTCATCCGCGACTTCAGCTGGGAGCTTCCGGCAGTACTCATCGTGATCTGGGTGCTGATCATGGTCGCGGGTACGAGTAACGCGGTGAACCTCACCGACGGCCTCGACGGACTCGCAACCGGCGCATCGGGCATGGTCTTCGGGGCGTACGTCTTCGTCAACATCTGGCAGAGCAACCAGTCGTGCTCGTTCGACCAAGACCTCGCCGGCTGTTACGAGGTGCGCGACCCGCTCGATCTCGCCGTCGTGGCGGCGGCACTCACCGGTGCCTGTTTCGGCTTCCTGTGGTGGAATGCCTCACCCGCTCAGATCTTCATGGGCGACACCGGCTCGCTCTCGCTCGGCGGCGTGATGGCCGGGTTCGCGGTGATGACCCGTACCGAGCTGTTGCTGCCGATCATCGGCGGTCTGTTCGTCCTCCAGGCGGTCTCGGTAATGCTGCAGGTCGGCTGGTTCAAGGCGTCGAAGGGCAAACGGCTGTTCCGGATGGCACCGCTGCACCATCACTTCGAGCTGGGCGGCTGGGCCGAGATCACCGTCGTCATCAGGTTCTGGATCATCTGCGTGCTCTGCGTCGCGCTCGGACTGGGCATCTTCTACGCGGAGTGGGTCGCAGGCGTATGA
- a CDS encoding UDP-N-acetylmuramoyl-tripeptide--D-alanyl-D-alanine ligase produces the protein MIPMRAAEIADAVGGRLHRADPELLVTAPAQVDSRAVEAGGLFVGVVGERVDGNDYAAGAVRSGAALALTSREVDAPCVVVDDTIEALGLFAAEVIRRLPSARIVALTGSQGKTSTKDLLSQILETDGATVATSGNLNNELGVPMTVTRADEQTRYLVVEMGARHVGNIAYLCGIAPPDVAVVVNVGVAHIGEFGSKEAIATAKGELVEALRPDGHAVLNADDALVSAMSSRTTAAVHTFGESPDAELRLEGVQASADGEPTFDLAYDGDRVGVHLRMLGLHQAANAAAAASAAIALGLPLETVGGALNAATTASAARLERHQLRDGVVLINDAYNANPDSMRSAIATLRTVADSHGGRAVAVLGEMRELGESAAAEHRRLGRFAAESGVDELVLVGDGAKAITEGWTGAEIHRAGDAAEAVRVVEEILRPRDVVLVKASLTIGLQRVARELVEHARHTASGPTPCGHLGADERTGH, from the coding sequence ATGATCCCGATGCGAGCCGCGGAGATCGCCGATGCCGTCGGCGGGCGGCTGCACCGCGCCGATCCTGAACTCCTCGTCACCGCTCCGGCGCAGGTCGACTCGCGGGCGGTCGAAGCGGGCGGGTTGTTCGTCGGGGTAGTCGGAGAACGCGTCGACGGCAACGACTATGCGGCCGGGGCGGTACGCTCCGGTGCCGCGCTCGCCTTGACCTCACGCGAAGTCGATGCGCCGTGCGTCGTCGTCGACGACACCATCGAGGCTCTCGGGCTGTTCGCCGCCGAGGTCATACGCAGACTTCCGTCCGCGCGCATCGTCGCGCTCACCGGTTCGCAGGGCAAGACGAGTACGAAAGACCTGCTGAGCCAGATCCTGGAGACCGACGGTGCGACGGTCGCCACATCGGGCAACCTGAACAACGAGCTCGGCGTACCCATGACTGTGACCCGCGCCGACGAACAGACCCGCTACCTCGTGGTCGAGATGGGGGCGCGCCATGTCGGCAACATCGCGTACCTGTGCGGAATCGCGCCCCCCGACGTCGCCGTCGTCGTCAACGTCGGCGTCGCGCACATCGGCGAGTTCGGCTCGAAGGAAGCCATCGCAACGGCCAAGGGCGAGCTTGTCGAGGCGCTGCGGCCGGATGGTCACGCGGTGCTGAACGCCGACGATGCGCTCGTCTCGGCCATGTCGAGCCGGACCACCGCTGCCGTGCACACGTTCGGGGAGTCCCCGGACGCCGAGCTGCGGCTCGAGGGAGTGCAGGCGAGTGCCGACGGCGAGCCGACTTTCGATCTCGCGTACGACGGCGATCGGGTGGGTGTGCACCTGCGGATGCTGGGGCTCCACCAGGCGGCCAACGCGGCCGCCGCGGCGTCGGCCGCCATCGCGCTCGGACTGCCGCTCGAAACCGTCGGCGGTGCGCTCAACGCAGCCACGACGGCATCTGCGGCCCGGCTCGAGCGTCATCAGCTGCGCGACGGCGTCGTGCTGATCAACGACGCGTACAACGCGAACCCCGACTCCATGCGGTCGGCGATCGCGACCTTGCGTACGGTCGCCGACTCGCACGGCGGAAGGGCGGTCGCCGTGCTGGGCGAGATGCGTGAGCTGGGCGAGTCCGCGGCAGCTGAGCACCGCCGGCTCGGCCGGTTCGCGGCGGAGTCCGGTGTCGACGAACTCGTGCTGGTCGGCGACGGGGCCAAGGCGATCACGGAGGGCTGGACCGGCGCAGAGATCCACCGCGCCGGCGACGCCGCGGAGGCCGTACGCGTCGTCGAGGAGATCCTTCGCCCGCGCGACGTCGTCCTGGTGAAGGCGTCGTTGACGATCGGCCTGCAGCGAGTCGCTCGCGAACTCGTCGAGCATGCAAGGCATACTGCATCTGGTCCGACGCCTTGCGGGCACCTGGGAGCCGACGAGAGGACTGGGCACTAA
- a CDS encoding UDP-N-acetylmuramoyl-L-alanyl-D-glutamate--2,6-diaminopimelate ligase, translating into MTPESADLASSRPRRVEPVPLSAICSALDLPPVPGEVTGVSLASNAVAPGDLYAALPGARTHGARYATDAVEAGVAAILTDPDGAEIIGETAVPVLVIETPRAALGDLAALVYEQPAAAMLTIGVTGTQGKTTVTRLAEPALVAAGHTPAVVGTIGTRIAGRAVRTALTTPEAPALHALFAAMREQGVTACAMEVSSHALVQGRVDGIVFDVAVFLNLGRDHLDFHGTVEDYFAAKATLFTPRHASHAVINVGDPYGRRLAASTSLPVTTYSTEGAADWSLVHAEPGASGTVAVFAGPDGSEVEVDIPLPGAFNVENALAVVAAAAAGGLDPAAAGSGIAASPGVPGRMERVDAGQDFEVVVDYAHKPDALEAVLGTLRPVTSGRLIVVVGAGGDRDTGKRPVMGEIAARLGDVVIVTDDNPRSEDPAAIRRAVLEGAAGAEAEIHETGDRGAAISAAVSLARPGDCVLIAGKGHEQGQEVAGTVHPFDDVTHARTALLSLDGAGTR; encoded by the coding sequence ATGACCCCGGAGTCCGCAGACCTGGCGAGTAGCCGGCCTCGTCGCGTCGAGCCGGTGCCGCTGAGCGCGATCTGCTCGGCGCTCGACCTGCCCCCGGTTCCGGGGGAGGTGACGGGAGTCAGCCTCGCCTCGAATGCCGTCGCACCCGGAGACCTGTATGCCGCGTTGCCCGGCGCTCGTACGCATGGCGCGCGGTATGCGACCGACGCCGTCGAAGCGGGCGTTGCAGCGATCCTGACCGATCCGGACGGTGCCGAGATCATCGGAGAGACGGCCGTACCCGTGCTGGTGATCGAGACACCGCGCGCGGCACTCGGCGACCTTGCCGCGCTGGTGTACGAGCAACCGGCCGCGGCGATGCTGACGATCGGCGTCACCGGTACGCAAGGCAAGACGACGGTCACCCGGCTCGCCGAGCCCGCCCTGGTCGCCGCCGGTCACACACCAGCGGTCGTCGGCACGATCGGCACCCGGATAGCCGGCAGGGCGGTACGTACGGCCCTCACGACGCCGGAGGCGCCCGCGTTGCACGCGCTCTTCGCCGCGATGCGAGAGCAGGGCGTGACGGCATGCGCGATGGAGGTCTCCAGCCACGCACTCGTCCAGGGGCGCGTCGACGGCATCGTGTTCGACGTCGCCGTCTTCTTGAATCTCGGACGCGACCACCTCGACTTCCACGGCACCGTCGAGGACTACTTCGCCGCAAAGGCGACGCTGTTCACCCCCCGCCACGCGAGCCACGCCGTGATCAACGTCGGCGATCCGTACGGTCGGCGGCTCGCGGCGAGCACCTCGCTTCCGGTGACGACCTATTCGACGGAGGGCGCTGCCGACTGGTCCCTCGTACATGCAGAGCCGGGCGCCTCCGGCACGGTCGCCGTTTTCGCCGGACCCGACGGATCGGAGGTCGAGGTCGACATCCCGTTGCCCGGCGCGTTCAACGTGGAGAACGCCCTCGCCGTCGTCGCCGCTGCTGCGGCCGGCGGGCTCGACCCGGCCGCCGCGGGCTCCGGCATCGCCGCATCTCCGGGCGTACCCGGGCGGATGGAGCGGGTCGACGCCGGTCAGGACTTCGAAGTCGTCGTCGACTATGCGCATAAGCCCGACGCGCTGGAGGCGGTCCTCGGCACGCTCCGGCCCGTGACGTCCGGTCGGCTGATCGTGGTCGTGGGCGCCGGGGGAGACCGAGACACGGGCAAGCGGCCGGTGATGGGCGAGATCGCCGCCCGGCTCGGCGATGTGGTGATCGTGACCGACGACAACCCCCGAAGCGAGGATCCCGCCGCAATCAGACGCGCCGTGCTCGAAGGAGCCGCCGGCGCGGAGGCGGAGATACACGAGACCGGCGACCGGGGCGCGGCGATCAGCGCGGCGGTGTCGCTGGCTCGGCCGGGTGACTGTGTACTGATCGCCGGCAAGGGACATGAGCAGGGCCAGGAGGTCGCAGGCACGGTGCATCCGTTCGATGACGTGACGCATGCGCGTACCGCTCTGTTGTCGCTCGACGGAGCGGGCACCCGATGA
- a CDS encoding penicillin-binding protein 2, with amino-acid sequence MSPRTNSSRPPRATVTRLRLCLVVIAILLSVFAARLFQLQGVDANAYAAKAAEEGTQRIALHAERGEILDRDGAALASSVDARAITADPTMTDDDATAIAKILAQRLDLDYFDLVEKLRAPDTQFVYLAHQVPTWKADKAVEAVETAGLTGVFTQREPLRTYPGDTLAANTLGLVNADGKGGAGLERQYDDELRGEDGEATYEVSPSGERIPLADSTVKEPQPGTDVVTTIDRDLQWYTQQRLKQAIQETSSDWGVAIVKDVKTGEVLSLSQLPTFDANDPSSITSENMNARAVQNVYEPGSVQKVVTMAALADQGLVNARTKVKVPGSMTLDGFTIGDYWAHGTLNMTAAGIIARSSNMGTVTLAQQMSNAKMHSYLEDFGFGEPTGVGMPGESGGILADPDDWSDAQHATIAFGQGISVTAMQEASAIEAIANGGVYNEPSIVSGFVDADGEETPAPEPEQHRVVSEKAAKQVTKMMESVTNPGGTATDTKIAGYRTAGKTGTAWRVDPDTGNYVRGQNTVSFAGFAPADDPRFLTYVVLDNPAGGGSGSGDAGPVFHDVMRAALERYGVAPTGSRTPRTPLYW; translated from the coding sequence ATGAGCCCGCGTACGAACAGCTCCCGGCCGCCTCGGGCCACGGTCACGCGGCTGCGGCTGTGCCTGGTCGTCATCGCCATTCTGCTGTCGGTGTTCGCGGCGCGGTTGTTCCAGCTGCAAGGAGTAGACGCCAACGCGTACGCCGCCAAGGCGGCCGAGGAGGGCACCCAGAGGATCGCGCTGCACGCGGAACGCGGTGAGATTCTCGACCGCGACGGCGCGGCGCTCGCTTCGAGCGTCGATGCACGGGCGATCACCGCCGATCCGACGATGACCGATGATGACGCGACGGCGATCGCGAAGATCCTGGCCCAGCGCCTCGATCTCGACTACTTCGACCTCGTCGAGAAGCTTCGCGCTCCCGACACGCAGTTCGTCTACCTCGCGCATCAGGTGCCGACGTGGAAGGCCGATAAGGCCGTCGAGGCGGTGGAGACCGCGGGACTGACCGGTGTGTTCACCCAACGTGAGCCGCTGCGTACGTACCCGGGAGACACCCTCGCGGCGAACACGCTCGGGCTGGTCAACGCCGACGGCAAGGGCGGCGCCGGGCTCGAGCGCCAGTACGACGACGAGCTCCGCGGCGAGGACGGCGAGGCGACCTACGAGGTCTCGCCGTCGGGTGAACGGATCCCGCTCGCCGACAGCACGGTCAAGGAGCCTCAACCCGGCACCGACGTCGTCACGACGATCGACCGCGATCTGCAGTGGTACACCCAGCAGCGGTTGAAGCAGGCGATTCAGGAGACCAGCTCTGACTGGGGAGTCGCGATCGTCAAGGACGTGAAGACGGGGGAGGTGCTGTCGCTGTCCCAGCTGCCGACCTTCGATGCGAATGACCCGTCGTCGATCACGTCGGAGAACATGAACGCGCGCGCTGTACAGAACGTCTACGAGCCGGGCAGCGTACAGAAGGTCGTCACGATGGCCGCCCTCGCCGATCAGGGTCTCGTCAACGCGCGTACGAAGGTCAAGGTGCCGGGGTCGATGACACTCGACGGCTTCACCATCGGTGACTACTGGGCACACGGCACCTTGAACATGACCGCGGCCGGGATCATCGCGCGTTCGTCGAACATGGGCACGGTGACGCTGGCGCAGCAGATGAGCAACGCGAAGATGCATTCGTACCTCGAGGACTTCGGCTTCGGCGAGCCGACCGGAGTCGGGATGCCGGGCGAGTCCGGCGGCATTCTCGCCGACCCCGACGACTGGAGCGATGCGCAGCACGCGACCATCGCGTTCGGCCAGGGCATCTCGGTGACCGCGATGCAGGAGGCATCGGCGATCGAGGCCATCGCGAACGGCGGTGTTTACAACGAGCCGAGCATCGTGTCCGGGTTCGTCGACGCCGACGGCGAGGAGACGCCGGCGCCCGAGCCCGAGCAGCATCGGGTCGTCTCCGAGAAGGCGGCCAAACAGGTCACCAAGATGATGGAGAGCGTGACGAACCCCGGCGGCACGGCCACCGACACGAAGATCGCGGGTTACCGCACTGCCGGTAAGACGGGCACGGCGTGGCGAGTGGATCCCGATACCGGCAACTACGTTCGCGGTCAGAACACCGTCTCGTTCGCCGGGTTCGCACCGGCCGACGATCCGCGGTTCCTCACCTACGTCGTCCTCGACAACCCGGCCGGCGGAGGGTCGGGAAGCGGTGACGCGGGGCCGGTCTTCCACGATGTGATGCGCGCGGCTCTCGAGCGCTACGGAGTCGCTCCGACGGGTTCCCGGACGCCTCGGACGCCGTTGTACTGGTGA
- the rsmH gene encoding 16S rRNA (cytosine(1402)-N(4))-methyltransferase RsmH, whose translation MTSLMDAHVPVMLDRVLELLEPAVTSTSSPVVVDATLGLGGHAEAVLTRFPDVHLVGIDRDPAALALARERLAPYADRLTTAETTYDRIGDVLESNGFDAADGVLLDLGVSSMQLDRPDRGFSYAQDAPLDMRMGDSSLTAAEVLNTYSAVELARILREYGEERFARRIADAVVRERASAPFSTSERLVTLIREQIPAPARRTGGNPAKRTFQALRIEVNDELAVLRRAVPAALDVLAPGGRVVSMAYHSLEDRIVKRAFAAVTESQAPPDLPVVPPELKPAYRLVTRGAEQAADAEVDENSRARSVRVRVAERIAEVDRGSR comes from the coding sequence ATGACTTCGCTCATGGACGCGCACGTTCCGGTCATGCTCGACCGGGTGCTCGAACTGCTCGAGCCCGCCGTTACGAGCACGAGTTCGCCCGTCGTCGTCGACGCGACACTCGGCCTCGGCGGGCATGCCGAGGCGGTGCTCACCCGCTTCCCGGACGTACACCTGGTCGGCATCGACCGGGATCCCGCCGCGCTGGCCCTCGCCCGCGAACGGTTGGCCCCGTACGCCGACCGGCTGACGACCGCCGAGACCACGTACGACCGGATCGGCGACGTGCTGGAGTCGAACGGGTTCGACGCGGCCGACGGCGTGCTGCTCGACCTCGGGGTGTCGTCGATGCAGCTCGATCGACCTGACCGTGGATTCTCGTACGCACAAGATGCCCCCCTCGACATGCGGATGGGCGACTCGTCGCTGACCGCGGCCGAGGTGCTCAACACCTACTCCGCGGTCGAGCTTGCCCGGATCCTGAGGGAGTACGGCGAGGAGCGGTTCGCTCGGAGGATCGCCGATGCAGTGGTGCGCGAGCGTGCCTCCGCGCCGTTCTCCACCAGTGAGCGGCTCGTGACGCTCATCCGCGAGCAGATTCCGGCGCCTGCCCGGCGTACGGGAGGCAACCCGGCGAAGCGAACGTTCCAGGCTCTGCGAATCGAGGTCAACGACGAGCTCGCGGTGCTCCGACGAGCAGTACCGGCCGCACTCGACGTCCTCGCTCCGGGCGGACGCGTCGTCTCGATGGCGTACCACTCTCTCGAGGACCGCATCGTCAAGCGCGCGTTCGCGGCCGTGACCGAGTCGCAGGCGCCGCCGGATCTGCCGGTGGTGCCTCCGGAGCTCAAGCCGGCATACCGGTTGGTGACCAGGGGAGCGGAGCAAGCAGCCGACGCCGAGGTCGACGAGAACTCTCGTGCCCGTTCGGTGCGAGTACGCGTGGCCGAACGGATCGCCGAGGTCGATCGGGGGTCGCGATGA
- the mraZ gene encoding division/cell wall cluster transcriptional repressor MraZ, protein MAFFGTHTPRLDDKGRLFLPAKFRDQLKEGLVLTKGQEHCVYVWSLEDFAALTRQAQKASFTKRANRDFQRMLFSGAAEETPDKQGRITIPPVLRTWASLERDCVAIGAMDRVEIWDAGAWERYAAATEESYAQMSEEVMPGIE, encoded by the coding sequence ATGGCCTTCTTCGGCACTCACACCCCGCGCCTCGACGACAAGGGCCGGCTCTTTTTGCCGGCCAAGTTTCGGGATCAGCTGAAGGAGGGTCTGGTGCTCACCAAGGGGCAGGAACACTGCGTTTACGTCTGGAGCCTCGAGGACTTCGCCGCCCTCACCCGCCAAGCGCAGAAGGCGTCGTTCACCAAACGCGCCAACCGTGACTTCCAGCGGATGCTGTTCAGCGGGGCCGCGGAGGAGACGCCCGACAAGCAGGGCCGCATCACCATTCCTCCCGTGCTTCGTACGTGGGCCTCGCTCGAGCGCGACTGTGTCGCGATCGGTGCGATGGATCGCGTCGAGATCTGGGACGCCGGCGCATGGGAGCGATACGCCGCCGCCACCGAGGAGTCGTACGCGCAGATGTCCGAAGAGGTGATGCCGGGAATCGAGTAG
- a CDS encoding MoxR family ATPase codes for MEGPVTVTGVTPPEPARKAGALGALEDVSARLEQSIAHVIEGKSDVVRSALTVLLAGGHLLIEDVPGVGKTMLSKALARSIDGTVRRIQFTPDLLPSDVTGVSIFNQSTREFEFRPGGVFSNIVVGDEINRASPKTQSALLECMEERQVTVDNSTYHLDDPFMVIATQNPIEMEGTYPLPEAQRDRFMARLSMGYPVERAELAMLDSHAGRDPLSDLEPVTDAAEVAKMISLVTEVFVSQGVQRYVIALVTATRQSSELRLGASPRAALHLVRAAKAHAALDRREYVIPDDIQRLVLPVLGHRVLMTPDAAMGGRRNEDVLRSILEQVPVPESGRDPGPQNVAPRR; via the coding sequence ATGGAGGGACCTGTGACGGTCACCGGCGTGACACCGCCCGAGCCGGCGCGCAAAGCGGGAGCACTCGGCGCGCTCGAAGACGTCTCCGCCAGGCTGGAGCAGTCGATCGCGCACGTCATCGAAGGCAAGTCCGACGTCGTACGCTCCGCACTCACCGTGCTGCTGGCCGGCGGACACCTGTTGATCGAGGACGTCCCCGGCGTCGGCAAGACGATGCTGAGCAAAGCGCTCGCGCGATCGATCGACGGCACGGTGCGACGCATCCAGTTCACGCCCGACCTTCTCCCCAGCGATGTGACGGGCGTATCGATCTTCAACCAGAGCACCCGCGAGTTCGAGTTCCGCCCAGGCGGCGTCTTCTCGAACATCGTGGTTGGCGACGAGATCAACCGCGCTTCGCCGAAGACGCAGTCCGCACTATTGGAGTGCATGGAGGAGCGACAGGTCACGGTCGACAACTCCACCTACCACCTCGACGACCCGTTCATGGTCATCGCGACCCAGAACCCGATCGAGATGGAGGGCACGTACCCCCTTCCCGAGGCGCAACGTGACCGTTTCATGGCCCGGCTGTCGATGGGCTACCCCGTCGAGCGGGCAGAGCTGGCGATGCTCGACTCCCACGCCGGGCGTGATCCACTCAGCGACCTCGAGCCCGTCACCGACGCCGCCGAGGTCGCGAAGATGATCTCGCTCGTCACCGAGGTGTTCGTCTCCCAAGGCGTTCAGCGATACGTCATCGCCCTCGTCACGGCGACCCGGCAGTCCAGCGAGCTACGCCTCGGTGCATCACCCCGCGCCGCTTTGCATCTCGTACGCGCTGCCAAGGCGCACGCCGCTCTCGACCGGCGCGAGTACGTCATCCCCGACGACATCCAGCGGCTGGTCCTGCCGGTGCTCGGCCATCGAGTGCTGATGACTCCCGACGCGGCCATGGGCGGTCGCCGCAACGAAGACGTACTGCGCTCGATCCTGGAGCAGGTGCCGGTGCCCGAGTCCGGTCGCGACCCCGGGCCACAGAACGTCGCACCGAGGCGCTGA
- a CDS encoding DUF58 domain-containing protein, whose translation MRESLAAMTVRGRAFLAAGITTTVCSILLGFDALMRVGILAIALPLLTAVLVSRARYRLMAHRSIAPTRISVGQDATVSLALVNEGRMPMGLLLFEDHVPYALGRPARFTVDHMSSRWHQDLTYTVRSSVRGQFSVGPLSVRVSDPFGFIALKRSFTVTSELMVTPPIVTLHPQDLTGEWSGTGERRPRAFSVGSAEDVTVREYRRGDDLRRVHWRSSAHAGELMVRREEQPWQSRATVVLDTRRSAHAGSGSESSLEWCVTAAASICVHLARAGFAVRLVTDHPEVEVSAWADNAVEPYEQTGPILDQLAIIGPSPYADLDHAASNVSSQPGLVIALLGASSAHDLGNLSRLTPTGSRAMLMLLDTASWTTGPRVPGDDVDRQLRLMRASGWSAIPVGPADSVSSAWDELAKSGAPTGSSMAAR comes from the coding sequence ATGCGTGAGTCGCTGGCCGCCATGACCGTTCGCGGACGGGCCTTCCTCGCCGCAGGCATCACGACCACGGTCTGCTCGATCCTGCTCGGTTTCGATGCCCTCATGCGGGTTGGCATCCTTGCGATCGCGCTACCGCTGCTCACGGCGGTGCTGGTCAGCCGTGCCCGCTACCGGCTGATGGCGCATCGCAGCATCGCGCCGACCCGGATCTCGGTCGGACAGGACGCCACCGTCTCACTCGCCCTCGTCAACGAGGGCCGGATGCCGATGGGCCTGCTGCTGTTCGAGGACCACGTGCCGTACGCACTGGGTCGTCCGGCGCGGTTCACCGTCGACCACATGAGCTCGCGTTGGCATCAGGACCTCACCTACACCGTCCGGTCGAGCGTACGGGGCCAGTTCAGTGTCGGTCCGCTGTCGGTACGCGTATCCGACCCGTTCGGGTTCATCGCCCTCAAGCGTTCGTTCACGGTGACCTCGGAGCTGATGGTCACTCCCCCCATCGTGACCCTGCATCCACAAGATCTCACCGGCGAGTGGTCGGGCACGGGCGAGCGTCGACCCCGCGCGTTCTCGGTCGGCAGCGCCGAGGACGTCACCGTGCGCGAGTACCGCCGCGGCGACGACCTTCGCAGGGTCCACTGGCGCAGCAGCGCCCACGCGGGCGAGTTGATGGTGCGCCGCGAAGAGCAGCCCTGGCAGAGCCGAGCGACGGTCGTCCTCGACACTCGACGCTCCGCACACGCGGGGTCGGGCTCGGAGTCGTCGCTGGAATGGTGCGTCACCGCCGCTGCCTCGATCTGTGTGCACCTCGCCCGCGCAGGATTCGCAGTTCGACTGGTCACCGACCATCCCGAGGTGGAGGTCAGTGCCTGGGCCGACAACGCGGTCGAGCCGTACGAGCAGACCGGGCCGATTCTCGACCAGTTGGCCATCATCGGCCCGTCGCCGTACGCCGACCTCGACCATGCCGCGTCCAACGTCTCCTCCCAACCCGGACTCGTGATCGCCCTACTCGGCGCCTCTTCGGCGCACGACCTGGGCAATCTCTCGCGGCTGACCCCGACCGGCAGCCGGGCGATGTTGATGCTGCTCGACACCGCGTCCTGGACGACGGGGCCGCGGGTCCCCGGCGACGATGTCGACCGGCAGCTCCGGCTGATGCGCGCGAGCGGCTGGTCGGCGATCCCGGTCGGCCCTGCCGACTCCGTATCGTCGGCATGGGACGAGCTCGCCAAGTCCGGCGCACCGACGGGTAGCTCGATGGCGGCGCGATGA